Below is a genomic region from Prunus persica cultivar Lovell chromosome G3, Prunus_persica_NCBIv2, whole genome shotgun sequence.
AGTAAAATGGTTGGTCCTTTTCACTTATGCACAGTATTGTATCTGCTTATAGAATAGTAATaagttttatgtttttgagaTATGTGATTAACAATGTCTATGCTTGATTAACTAAGCACAAAGCTATGATATTACGCAGGAAGCCGGGCCTGGTGGcattggaggaggaggaactTGGGGATCAGCCACTGACAAGAAACGAGTGTACATCAACATTGCTAATTCTGATGGCAAAAACTTTACACTTAAAGCCTCTAACAACATAACAACTGCGGGCGGATGGGTGGCAATGAATCCTCGTACTGGCGAAATCCTATGGTCAACTGCCAATCCCAGTAATGCAACCTCTCCTGGCCCAGTTAGCGTGGCTAATGGTGTTTCATTTGCTGGATCCACAAATCAAAAAGGACCCATCTAAGCAATCAACACCAACAATGGGGAAATTTTGTGGTCCTACGACACCGGAGCAACCGTGTACGGTGGCTTGTCAATAAGTAATGGGTGCATTTACGTTGGCAATGGATATACAGTTAGTGTTGGAGCTGTGTCTCCATTTAATGGTGGAACTTCACTCTACGCTTTCTGCATCACATGAACTTCTCCATTCTTCCAACATGTATAAGAATAATAAAGCATCAGCTGGCACAAGAAAAATGACACATATTTGCATTGCCTTAAGCCCGTAATAAATAAGGGAAATGTACCATCCAGgttgaaaaaccaaatcaacTTACATTTTGTGCACTACTTGTTGATGCTCACTTCTAACCTACCAAGTAGATTATtcagagagagaaattaagaAAGGGGTAATTAAATTCAGTAACATTTAAACAgagttataatatatttaaattctgTGGTTTTCTACGTTATTGactcaataaattaatatattatctaGGCATCTTTCGAGATTTCAAAAACTTTAGGGAAAGAGAGGCTATCCCAtcccaaggccaaggcatacCAAAGTCTCTTACCTAGGCATCTTTAAATATACGAGAatcatgcatgtatataaatgTCAACCAACAATATAAATCTGAAGGGAATAAAACAATCCACGTCGCCTCTTaaaggatttttcttttttggatgtaTATTGAAGACAGATATCCATACATACATGTAAGCTGTGTGTATAATACGCAACAATTTTGATGTCAACTAATTGAACTCTACATTAAGCCGCCCTCTGGGCCTTTATATATACGTGACACAATAAACCTCATAACATACGATACGAGATATACATGGCAGCTTTAAAATTCAACTACAATCATTTAGCCCTTTCTATATTCACCTTTTGTCTACTAACTACTACCACAGCCAGTGCAGGCTCGCATGAGAAGGCTACACAAAACTGGTTAAACCATGGCGGAGATTTGTACAATAGACGATATGCCAGCAAGGAGACCAAGATCAGCCCCGAAACAGTTTCGAAACTAAGCTTCAAGTGGGAGTTCTATACAGGCCGAGAAGTATCTGCAACACCAGCAATTTACGATGACACCCTTTATTTTCCTAGCTGGAATGGATACATCTATGCTATCAAAGCTTCTGACGGTTCTGTAGTTTGGGAAAAGAATTTAGAAACCTTGACTGGGATTAATGCGACTGGTTATCTTCTTAATGTCAACACGACGGTCTCAAGATCAACCCCGACAATCGCTGGTGACCTTTTGCTTATCGGAATCTGTGGACCAGCTGTTGTTATTGCCCTGGAACGGTCAACGGGGAAGCTCATATGGTCAACCTTGCTTGATGGCCATGCGGCAAGTGTTGTTACCATGTCCGGAACTTACTACAAAGGGTTAGTCATAtatattagtttttaattttatccaAATTTTAGGGTTAAAAAGTATTAATCCCTTAATTAGAGTTATATCTTAGTGTTGAACATGATCCTCAACTTGATAtggtgataaatatatattagcaATATTGGTCAATGGTTAAAGAAACTAATCAACAAAaactattttctttatttcatgGGAGCTGAGTTTCCCATTTCccttttgtccacttacactcccttttgctttttaatactttttaatcaatattgttcttttatgttctttctctttcctattctgTCCTTACCCTACATTAAGGTTttgataattgaaattaagaaattttaaccgaaaattaaattaaattaatttttgaaaatcGATAGAAATGTAAGTATTTGTAATccaaattctttgtttttttaccaAGTATGTGAGTACTATTTATCTTTGTTGTAGTTAATAGATATGCATAGAGCAAGGTATGCATAATAggctcatatttttattttttttataatattagtaatTGATTATACATGTCTTCTTATTAAACGGAAAGGGAGTGTAAaggtagaataggaaagaaaaagaacaaaattgattaaaaagtattaaaaagcaaacggGAGTGTATAAGcggagaaaatgaaaatgagaaaatcaccTCCCTGTTTTATAAGTAGTAAATTAACCTATGTGGTTCTTACATGGCTAGCTAGATATGCCAAATTCAAGAAAGTCAAATAATATCCATACATGGCATATACTCAACCTATTATATAATGCTATGTACTCGAGATATTATATTATTGAAACTTGCTATACGTAGATATAGATTTTGATTGTTAGTAGAGGAGCCTtagattgtcttaattttgatgttagatcGTTATTGTAATGACCCTTTGTGATTAGTGgcttttttggttgaattatgaatgcaatttcagaatttctataaaaaaaatccctttGCTTAATTTGCAATTTCCAtcaatatttttcaatttataatACTAACTTAGAAATTCTACAGCGGTTTTTACATTGGAACTTCGTCAGTAGAAGAAAGTGCCCCCATTGCTACATGCTGTACCTTCCGTGGCAGCTTTGCTAAATTAGATGTAAAATCAGGCACCATCTTATGGCAAACATTCGTGCTGCCTGATAATCATCAAAAGCGAGGGCTATATTCAGGGGCAGCAATCTGGGGCAGCAGTCCATCCATTGATGTCCATAGAAGACATGTATACATTGGCACTGGGAACTTGTACTCAGTCCCTGAAAATGTAACCCAATGCCAAGAAAACCAGACCAATAATTCAACCATCCCCACTCATCCGGATGCTTGTGTTGAACCTGAAAACCATGGAAACTCAATCCTAGCCCTTGATTTGGACGGTGGCGATATCAAGTGGTACCACCAGCTGGGCGGCTACGATGTGTGGTTTGTTGCTTGCTACCTTAATGCTTCAAACTGCCCCATTGGACCCAATGTTGATGCTGATTTTGGGGAAGCACCAATGATGCTCAGAACATATGTCAATGGAACCAGGAGAGATATTGTTGTTGCTGTTCAGAAAAGTGGGTTTGCTTGGGCTCTGGATCGGAACAATGGCAGCCTTGTATGGTCTACGGTAAGTTAATTAGTCGGCTTTAAACATAACGTGACATGCTGGGGTGATGCATCGAATCTAAATAATGAACCCTAAAATGGTTAGTCCCCTCTACTGAGGATAAATGATTTGGTATTGTATCTGCAGGAAGCCGGGCCGGGTGGCATTGGCGGAGGAGGAACTTGGGGAGCAGCTACTGACAAGAAAAGGGTCTACACCAACATTGCCAATTCTGATCGCAAGAACTTCACCCTGAAGCCATCTAGCAACATAACAACTGCGGGTGGATGGGTGGCAATGGATGCTCGCAGTGGGAAAGTTCTATGGTCAACGGTCAATCCCAGCAACGCATCTTCTCCTGGCCCAGTGAGTGTGGCTAATGGTGTTTTGTTTGCTGGATCTCCAGATCCACAAGGATCCTTATACGCAATGAACACCAGGACTGGAAAAATCTTGTGGTCCTATGAAACCGGAGCATCTGTGTATGGTGGCATGTCAATAAGCAATGGCTGCATTTACGTTGGAAATGGATATAATGTTAGTTTTGGAGTTGTGCTTGGATTTACTCCTGGAACCTCATTCTACGCCTTCTGTATCACATGAACTTTTATCTCTCCTTCATTCTgtaacataataataataataatgtaaaACCTTCTCTACTATTTGGAATAAATTATCATATTCTGTAAATGTGTTCAGTAATCTATACGATTAATGGTTAATAAATGTCACACTTTGTGTTACTCCAAAAATTAGAAtcctataaatagaaataCGCCAAAATTTTAGTCCCCTGCATCCGGTGTGAGCACTTCAAGCTTCCACTTCGATGGCGCCTGCAGGATCCTCTAAcaatctttttctcctttctctgTGTATGGTTTGTCTAGTTATAACACCAAGTGCAGGTTTCAATATTGtaaacttctctctctctctctctctctctctctctctctctctctctctctctctctctctctctctctctctctctgtgttcaACATTAACACTGGTTTCACAACTTGGTTGTTGGTTGCAGTGGCGTTCTGCACAGAAGCACAAGGCTGCAGCCCAAGATTGGCTAAACCATGGAGGAGACTTGTACAACAGAAGATATGCAAACagggagaagaagataagCCCTGCAACAGTTTCCAATCTCAGTTTGAAGTGGAAATTCTATGCAGGAGGTGACATAACTGTGACACCAGCCATTGTCGACGGCACTCTCTACTTCCCCAGCTGGAACGGCTACCTCTATGCTGTCAAAGCCTCTGATGGTTCCTTGGTTTGGAAGAAGAATGTGCAGAAGCTGACGGGCTTTAAGAACACCGGTTTCATCCTTAATGTCAA
It encodes:
- the LOC18782873 gene encoding uncharacterized protein LOC18782873; the protein is MAALKFNYNHLALSIFTFCLLTTTTASAGSHEKATQNWLNHGGDLYNRRYASKETKISPETVSKLSFKWEFYTGREVSATPAIYDDTLYFPSWNGYIYAIKASDGSVVWEKNLETLTGINATGYLLNVNTTVSRSTPTIAGDLLLIGICGPAVVIALERSTGKLIWSTLLDGHAASVVTMSGTYYKGGFYIGTSSVEESAPIATCCTFRGSFAKLDVKSGTILWQTFVLPDNHQKRGLYSGAAIWGSSPSIDVHRRHVYIGTGNLYSVPENVTQCQENQTNNSTIPTHPDACVEPENHGNSILALDLDGGDIKWYHQLGGYDVWFVACYLNASNCPIGPNVDADFGEAPMMLRTYVNGTRRDIVVAVQKSGFAWALDRNNGSLVWSTEAGPGGIGGGGTWGAATDKKRVYTNIANSDRKNFTLKPSSNITTAGGWVAMDARSGKVLWSTVNPSNASSPGPVSVANGVLFAGSPDPQGSLYAMNTRTGKILWSYETGASVYGGMSISNGCIYVGNGYNVSFGVVLGFTPGTSFYAFCIT